The Pseudomonas sp. SCB32 DNA window GGTGGCGAGCAAGCCGCCTTCGGCCGGCCGTTGAGTCCGCCGGAAATCCTCGTGGTGACCTTCACCGAAGCGGCGACCCAGGAGCTGCGCGAGCGTATCCGTGCGCGCCTGGGTGAGGCCGCGCATTGTTTCGCCGAGCCAGAGGGCGAACACGATGGCCTGCTGCTGAAACTGCGCGCCAGCTATCCCGTCGAGCGCTGGCCGGGTTGTGCGCGCCTGCTGCGCCTGGCGGCCGAATGGATGGACGAGGCCGCCGTTTCCACCATCCACAGCTGGTGCTACCGCATGCTGCGCGAGCACGCCTTCGACAGCGGCAGCCTGTTCACCCAGGACCTCGCCGCCGACCAGAGCGAGCTGCTCGCCGAAGCGGTGCGCGACTACTGGCGGCGCAATTTCTATCCACTGGGCGTCGCGGCCGCCAATGTCGTGCGCCACTGCTATGCGGCCCCCGAAGCGCTGATGCGCGCGTTGCAGCCGTTGCTGGCCGCGCAGGAAGCGGGCTTCCGCTACGGCGACCAGCCGCTCGAGACCCCCACCTCGCTGGGTGAGCTGTTGGAGTCCACCGGCCAGTGGTACGCCGAACTCGAGGCCGCCGAATCCCGCGCCCGCGAAGCCTGGGCCGCCGATCGCGCCAGCCTCGGCGAGCTGCTGCGCAACTTGCGCGGCGATCTCAACGGCAACAGCTATCGCGGCAAGGATGACGACGCCATTTTCGGTGGCTGGCTCGAAGCGCTGGACGCCTGGAGCGAGGGCGCCGACGCACCGGACAACCTGATCAAGTTCGGCCAGACGCGGATCAAGGTGAAAGCCAAGGCCGTGGTGCCGGAGCATCCGGCGCTGCAAGCCATTGACGCCTGGTGCGAGCGCGCCGAGCAGCGCCCGGACATCGCGCCGGAACTCCTGCTGCACGCCCTGAGCGAAGTGCGCCAGAGCCTGGAGGCGGAGAAGCAGAAGCGCGCCGAGCTGGGCTTCGACGACCTGCTGGTACGCCTCGACCGCGCCCTCGCCGGCAGCGGCGGCGAACGCCTGGCCGAGCGCATCCGCGAGCAGTTCCCGGTGGCACTGATCGACGAATTCCAGGACACCGACCCGCTGCAGTACCGCATATTCGAGCGGGTCTACCGCATCGGCGAGAACCCGAGCGAAGCCTCTTCAGAAAAGAGATTGGGCCTGTTCATGATCGGCGACCCCAAGCAGGCGATCTACGCCTTCCGTGGCGCCGATATCCACACCTACCTGCGCGCCCGTGCCGCCACCGCCGGGCGTCACTACACCCTGGGCACCAACTTCCGCTCCACGCGCGCCATGGTGGAGGCGGCCAACCGTTGCTTCCTGTTCGCCGAGGAGCATCCGCGCGGCGCCTTCCGCTTCGCCGGGGACGGGCGCGACAACCCGGTGCCCTTCCTCGAAGTCGGCGCCCGCGGGCGGGACGAAACGCTGCTACTGGAAGGCGCCGAAGCGCCGGCCATGACCTTCTGGCAACTGGACAACGACGGCCAGGTCTGCGGCTCCACCCTTTACCGCAACGAGATGGCCGGGCGCAGCGCCAGTGCCATCCAGCGCTGGCTGAGCTCCGCGCAGAGCGGCTTCCGCGATGCCGGGGGACACTGGCGTGCGTTGCGCCCGGCGGACATCGCCATCCTCGTGCGCGGCCGCAGCGAAGCCGAAGCGGTGCGCTCCGAGCTGGCCGCGCGCCGCTTGGCCAGCGTCTACCTGTCCGACCGCGACTCGGTGTTCGACAGCCCCGAGGCCGTCGACCTGCTGCACTGGCTGCGCGCCTGCGCCGACCCCGGTGACGACGGCACCCTGCGCATCGCCCTGGCTACCCGCAGCCTGGCGCTGGACTGGTCGACTCTGGAGCGGCTGAACCAGGACGAGCGCTTCTGGGAAGACATGGTGCTGCGCTTCCGCGACTACCGTGTGCTTTGGCAGCAGCAGGGCGTGCTGCCGATGTTGCGCCGACTGCTCGCCGACTTTGCCTTGCCGGCGCGCCTGCTGCGGCAGATCGACGGCGAGCGCAGCCTGACCAACCTGCTGCACCTGGCCGAATGGTTGCAGCGCGAAGCGGTGGAACTGGATGGCGAACACGCGCTGCTGCGGGTGCTCGCCGAGCAGCTGGAAAGCCCCTCCAGCGAGGAAATCCTCCGCCTGGAAAGCGACGCCGACCTGATCAAGGTGGTGACCATCCACAAGTCCAAGGGCCTGGAGTACCCGCTGGTGCTGCTGCCCTTCATCTGCAGCTGGCGCGAGCTGGACGGCAAGAGCGCGCCGCCGCCGAGCTTCCAGAGTGGCGAGGCGCGTGTGGTGGAGCTGTCCCGCGACAAGGAACTGGCCAAGGCCGCGTATCAACAGGCCAACGACGAACGCCTGAGCGAGGACATGCGCCTGCTCTACGTGGCCCTGACCCGCGCGCGGCATGCCGTGTGGCTGGGCGTGGCGCCGCTGGTGATGAGCAACAGCAAGAGTCCCGAGCTGCACAAGGGCGCCATGGGCTACCTGCTCGGCGGCGGCAATGCGTTGAGCGTGGATGATCTCGCCACACGCCTGGGCGAGTTGCAGGCCGGCCACGGTGAGATCGTCCTCGACGCGGCGCCCGGTGCCGAGCTGCAACTCTTCGTCGGCCCGCAGGCCGGCGAGCTGGGCGCGGCCCGCGAGCCGCGTCGGCGGGTCGCCGAGAAGTGGTGGATCGCCAGCTACTCGGCGCTGGCGACGCTGGCCGGCGATGAGGACATCGAGTCGCCCGCTCCCGCGCCGGCAGCGGACGAACCCACCAGTGCCGGCGAAGACCTGCTGCGCGAGAGCAGCCTGGAGGAAAGCCGCGAAGCCGATGCCGTGCCGGCGCCGGGCAGCCTGCACGCCTTCCCCCGTGGCGCGAACCCCGGCAGCTTCCTCCATGGTCTGCTGGAGTGGGCCGCCGACGAAGGCTTCGGCAACTGCGACCCGCAGCAACTGCGCGACCAACTGGCGCGGCGTTGCCAGGTGCGCGGCTGGGAGGCCTGGATCGAGCCGCTGCACGGCTGGCTGACGCAACTGCTGCACACCGCTTTCCGCCTGCCCGATGCGGCGCCGGTCAGCCTTGCCGGGCTGGCCAGTTACCAGAAGGAAATGGAGTTCTGGTTCTCCACCCGCCAGGTGGAGAGCCAGCGCCTGGACCGCATAGTCACCCGCCATACCCTCGCCGGCGCCGCTCGGCCGGCGCTGCAGGCGAACCAGCTCAACGGCATGCTCAAGGGTTTCATCGACCTGGTGTTCGAGCATGAGGGCCGCTACTACGTGGCCGACTACAAATCCAACTGGCTCGGCGCCGACGACGAGGCCTACACCGAGCCGGCCCTGCGCGAGGCGTTGCTGGAGCACCGCTACGACCTGCAGTACGCGCTCTACCTGTTCGCCCTGCATCGCCTGCTGCAGGCGCGCCTGCCGGACTACGACTACGACTGCCACGTCGGCGGGGCGATGTACCTGTTCCTGCGCGGCAGCCAGTCGGCGACCCAGGGCATGTACCTGGAGCGTCCGCCGAAAAGCCTGATGGAGGAGCTGGACCGCTTGTTCCGCGCTGTCGATGAGGAGATGCCGGCATGACTGCGCCGCTGAAAACCGCCAGTGAAATGCTCGAACTGATCGGCCGCTGGGCCGAGCGTGGCTGGCTGCGCGAACTCGACCGTGCCTTCGCGACCTTCCTGGTGGAACGCGCAGCGGATGCACATCCGCTGCTGATCCTGGCGGCCGCGCTGGCCAGCCACCAGCTCGGTCGTGGCCACGTCTGCCTGGACCTTGAAGCCACCCTGGCGGACAGCCGGTTCGCGCTGTCATTGCCGCCGGAGGGGGATTCCGCCAAGGACTCCCCCGAACTGCCTGACGTGCTGCTCGACGGCATGGCGCTCGATGCCTGGCAGGCCGCGCTGAACGACCCACGCCTGATCGGCGAGGGCGCCGGCGATACGCCGCTGGTGCGTGTCGGTCGGCGCCTGTACCTGCGGCGCTACTGGCAATACGAATGCGCGGTGCGCGCCGGCATCGACCAGCGCCTGCTCC harbors:
- the recB gene encoding exodeoxyribonuclease V subunit beta → MSAVELNPLDFPLHGSRLIEASAGTGKTFTIALLYVRLVLDHGGEQAAFGRPLSPPEILVVTFTEAATQELRERIRARLGEAAHCFAEPEGEHDGLLLKLRASYPVERWPGCARLLRLAAEWMDEAAVSTIHSWCYRMLREHAFDSGSLFTQDLAADQSELLAEAVRDYWRRNFYPLGVAAANVVRHCYAAPEALMRALQPLLAAQEAGFRYGDQPLETPTSLGELLESTGQWYAELEAAESRAREAWAADRASLGELLRNLRGDLNGNSYRGKDDDAIFGGWLEALDAWSEGADAPDNLIKFGQTRIKVKAKAVVPEHPALQAIDAWCERAEQRPDIAPELLLHALSEVRQSLEAEKQKRAELGFDDLLVRLDRALAGSGGERLAERIREQFPVALIDEFQDTDPLQYRIFERVYRIGENPSEASSEKRLGLFMIGDPKQAIYAFRGADIHTYLRARAATAGRHYTLGTNFRSTRAMVEAANRCFLFAEEHPRGAFRFAGDGRDNPVPFLEVGARGRDETLLLEGAEAPAMTFWQLDNDGQVCGSTLYRNEMAGRSASAIQRWLSSAQSGFRDAGGHWRALRPADIAILVRGRSEAEAVRSELAARRLASVYLSDRDSVFDSPEAVDLLHWLRACADPGDDGTLRIALATRSLALDWSTLERLNQDERFWEDMVLRFRDYRVLWQQQGVLPMLRRLLADFALPARLLRQIDGERSLTNLLHLAEWLQREAVELDGEHALLRVLAEQLESPSSEEILRLESDADLIKVVTIHKSKGLEYPLVLLPFICSWRELDGKSAPPPSFQSGEARVVELSRDKELAKAAYQQANDERLSEDMRLLYVALTRARHAVWLGVAPLVMSNSKSPELHKGAMGYLLGGGNALSVDDLATRLGELQAGHGEIVLDAAPGAELQLFVGPQAGELGAAREPRRRVAEKWWIASYSALATLAGDEDIESPAPAPAADEPTSAGEDLLRESSLEESREADAVPAPGSLHAFPRGANPGSFLHGLLEWAADEGFGNCDPQQLRDQLARRCQVRGWEAWIEPLHGWLTQLLHTAFRLPDAAPVSLAGLASYQKEMEFWFSTRQVESQRLDRIVTRHTLAGAARPALQANQLNGMLKGFIDLVFEHEGRYYVADYKSNWLGADDEAYTEPALREALLEHRYDLQYALYLFALHRLLQARLPDYDYDCHVGGAMYLFLRGSQSATQGMYLERPPKSLMEELDRLFRAVDEEMPA